The following proteins come from a genomic window of Alnus glutinosa chromosome 10, dhAlnGlut1.1, whole genome shotgun sequence:
- the LOC133879266 gene encoding putative disease resistance protein At3g14460: MAAEAVLSAFLQSLFDGMASPEFADFFRQRKLNEGVLEKLKIALLSVQKLREDAEDKQLTDRSVGDWLHKLKDVVYDAEDVLDEIATEALQRKLDAQFQTTAGKVRNSISTFFSHFVKEIEPKIKDILNILEYLESKKDALGLKEGVGRESSKRLPTTSLVEESGIFGRDDDKEKIISLILSNDAIGNENPCVIPIVGMGGIGKTTLAQLVYKDKSVKKHFDLQAWVCVSKEFDVLKLTKTILEEVGGSTKVDSENLNLLQLALNEKLMGNKFLLVLDDVWNDNYVDWDVFRNPFKSGVPGSMVIVTTRNDSVASIMRSAPTHRLKTLLEDDCWLLFTKHAFHNGNSDARCPELKVIGRQIVKKCQGLPLLAKTIGGLLRFKLDVYEWERILKSELWDSPTIKTNILPALSLSYTDLPSHLKQCFAYCSIFPKDNGIPKYELVSLWMAEGFLKETRNKTMEEVGEDYLHELTSRSLLEQSSGNKSSFVMHDLVNDLAKYVSGQFTFRLGVDNSHEIVNKTRHLSYIREPFDNFKKFKALYVASRLHTFFPLNFPQVSFEMYLTKSVPFDLLSKLRCLRVLSLSRYRNMTELPKSIGKIKHLRYLDLSNTSIKRLPDSICMLCNLQTLNLSGCKDLAALPRDMWKLINLRHLDIDGTSIKEMPMQLARLKCLRSLSKFIISKDSGACIEELGKLANLRGRLSLLELQNVVSHTDALKACLNDRKYLEELVLEWNALDTNISECQRSVLDNLRPHCNLKILTINNYGAESLPDWVGHHSFSNLVSLCLKNCKHCFNLPPLGQLSSLQDLSIVGFEGVIKVSYEFYGSNSSLDKPFGTLKFLKFEQMLKWEEWSSFDAENKGEAFSQLKALYIMDCPKLTGRLPVHLPSLAKLEIRECPRLVDSLPKAPTACELHLTHCEEVLLKELPARLRKLNIVGFDALESLPEGLVNSEENLQVLTISRCMKLELTAQLNFSSLARLWLDDCDSLKSFPLDLFPKLNAIKIYGCKNMESFTISEQHGCDLVTLFIDIRNCPNFVSFPKGGIRAPKLRVFSISSCTSLRSLPEKMHILLPSLKHFEIFDCPEVELFPEGGFPFNLEVIGIKNCEKLFAGRMRWGLQKLLSVKTMKIGGKSEDVKSFPEPELLPSSLTRLSFCEFPNMKSLDNKGLQHLTSLEELWIEDCPKLKYMPEEGLPASLSTIKIDGCPLMKKQWLSKKRKGPNVDNILIDKEEYIG, from the coding sequence ATGGCTGCAGAGGCAGTTCTCTCTGCCTTCCTCCAATCGTTGTTTGACGGAATGGCATCTCCCGAGTTCGCGGACTTCTTTCGGCAGCGCAAACTCAACGAAGGAGTCTTAGAGAAGCTGAAGATAGCACTGTTGTCCGTGCAGAAACTGCGCGAGGACGCGGAGGACAAGCAACTTACAGATCGTTCTGTGGGAGACTGGCTTCATAAGCTGAAAGATGTTGTCTATGATGCAGAAGACGTTTTGGACGAGATAGCCACTGAAGCCTTGCAACGTAAGTTGGATGCTCAATTTCAAACCACTGCAGGGAAGGTACGAAACTCCATCTCTACTTTTTTTAGTCATTTTGTCAAGGAGATAGAGCCAAAGATAAAAGACATACTTAACATACTAGAATATCTAGAAAGTAAAAAGGATGCTCTAGGTCTGAAAGAAGGTGTTGGAAGAGAATCATCAAAAAGATTGCCCACGACTTCTTTGGTCGAAGAATCTGGTATTTTTGGCAGGGATgatgataaggaaaaaataataagtttGATACTTTCAAATGATGCAATTGGCAATGAAAATCCATGTGTGATTCCCATAGTCGGCATGGGAGGAATTGGCAAAACCACCCTTGCTCAGCTTGTATACAAGGATAAGAGTGTGAAGAAGCATTTTGATCTTCAAGCATGGGTTTGTGTTTCGAAGGAGTTTGACGTGTTAAAGCTAACAAAAACAATTCTGGAGGAAGTAGGCGGGTCTACTAAAGTTGATAGTGAGAATCTAAATCTGCTTCAACTTGCACTAAACGAGAAATTGATGGGGAATAAATTTCTACTAGTTCTAGATGATGTTTGGAATGATAATTATGTTGATTGGGATGTGTTTCGCAATCCATTTAAATCTGGGGTACCGGGAAGTATGGTCATTGTAACTACACGCAATGATAGTGTTGCATCAATCATGCGCAGTGCTCCAACTCATCGTCTAAAGACGTTACTAGAAGATGATTGTTGGTTACTATTTACAAAACATGCATTCCACAATGGTAACTCTGATGCACGTTGTCCAGAGCTAAAAGTAATAGGTAGACAAATTGTGAAAAAGTGTCAAGGTCTACCTTTATTGGCCAAGACAATTGGGGGTCTCTTGCGATTTAAACTAGATGTTTATGAATGGGAAAGGATATTGAAGAGCGAATTATGGGATTCGCCAACTATCAAGACAAATATTCTTCCAGCTTTAAGTCTCAGTTACACAGATCTTCCCTCACATTTAAAGCAATGCTTTGCCTACTGTTCAATATTTCCTAAGGATAATGGTATACCCAAATATGAACTAGTCTCATTATGGATGGCAGAAGGTTTCTTAAAAGAAACTAGAAACAAAACAATGGAAGAGGTTGGTGAAGATTACTTACATGAATTGACATCAAGATCATTGTTGGAGCAATCAAGTGGCAACAAATCAAGTTTTGTAATGCATGATCTTGTCAACGACTTAGCAAAATATGTATCTGGACAATTTACCTTTAGATTGGGGGTTGACAATTCCCATGAAATTGTGAACAAGACTCGCCACTTGTCATATATTAGAGAACCATTTGATAACTTCAAGAAGTTTAAGGCTCTTTATGTGGCTAGCCGATTGCACACATTCTTCCCCTTAAATTTTCCACAAGTCTCTTTTGAGATGTACTTAACTAAAAGTGTACCATTTGATTTATTGTCAAAGCTAAGATGTTTACGGGTGCTCTCTCTATCTCGCTATCGAAATATGACTGAGTTGCCTAAGTCAATTGGTAAAATTAAGCATCTACGTTATTTGGATCTTTCTAATACTTCAATTAAAAGGTTGCCTGATTCTATATGTATGTTGTGCAATTTGCAAACATTGAATTTATCAGGTTGTAAAGATCTTGCTGCATTACCAAGAGATATGTGGAAACTCATTAATTTACGTCATCTTGATATTGACGGAACTAGCATAAAGGAGATGCCAATGCAGCTGGCTAGACTAAAATGTCTACGATCATTATCTAAATTTATCATCAGCAAAGATAGTGGGGCTTGCATTGAAGAGTTGGGAAAACTTGCAAATCTTCGAGGAAGGCTGTCTCTTTTAGAGTTGCAAAACGTTGTATCTCATACTGATGCTTTGAAAGCATGCTTGAATGATAGGAAGTACCTTGAGGAGTTGGTGTTGGAATGGAATGCATTGGATACTAATATTTCAGAATGCCAAAGATCTGTTCTTGACAACCTCCGGCCCCATTGTAACTTGAAAATACTAACTATCAACAACTATGGCGCCGAAAGTCTTCCGGATTGGGTTGGGCATCATTCATTCTCTAATTTGGTGTCCCTTTGCCTAAAAAATTGTAAACATTGTTTCAACTTGCCACCACTTGGGCAGCTATCCTCTTTGCAGGACCTCTCTATCGTTGGGTTTGAAGGAGTTATTAAAGTGAGTTATGAGTTTTATGGCAGCAATTCTTCATTAGATAAGCCATTTGGAACCTTGAAATTTCTAAAGTTCGAGCAAATGTTGAAGTGGGAGGAATGGTCTTCTTTTGATGCTGAAAACAAAGGTGAAGCATTTTCTCAACTTAAAGCGCTTTATATTATGGACTGCCCTAAGTTGACAGGACGGTTGCCCGTCCATCTTCCTTCCTTAGCTAAACTAGAGATTCGTGAATGTCCGCGACTGGTGGATTCACTTCCAAAGGCTCCTACTGCATGCGAATTGCATCTAACACACTGTGAAGAGGTTCTATTAAAGGAATTGCCGGCTAGGTTGCGGAAGCTCAATATTGTAGGATTTGACGCACTAGAGTCCCTTCCCGAGGGACTCGTGAACTCCGAAGAGAATCTTCAAGTGTTAACAATCTCACGCTGTATGAAGTTAGAGCTCACTGCACAACTTAACTTTTCATCCCTTGCAAGATTGTGGTTGGACGACTGTGATTCCCTCAAGTCATTTCCATTAGATTTATTCCCAAAGCTTAATGCAATCAAAATCTATGGGTGTAAGAATATGGAATCATTTACAATTTCAGAACAACATGGATGTGATTTAGTGACCTTGTTTATTGACATCCGTAATTGCCCTAATTTTGTGTCTTTTCCAAAAGGAGGAATTCGTGCCCCCAAACTCAGAGTATTTTCTATTTCGAGTTGTACAAGTCTGAGGTCACTGCCTGAGAAGATGCATATACTCCTGCCCTCTCTTAAgcattttgaaatatttgattgtCCAGAAGTTGAATTGTTTCCCGAAGGGGGCTTTCCTTTCAATCTGGAAGTTATTGGTATCAAGAATTGTGAAAAACTCTTTGCCGGTCGGATGAGATGGGGTTTGCAAAAACTTTTGTCTGTTAAAACTATGAAAATCGGTGGCAAATCTGAAGATGTGAAGTCCTTTCCAGAGCCAGAGTTGCTGCCTTCTAGTCTGACCCGTCTTTCTTTCTGTGAATTTCCAAATATGAAATCTTTGGACAATAAAGGACTTCAACACCTCACATCTCTTGAAGAATTGTGGATCGAGGACTGCCCTAAGCTCAAGTACATGCCAGAAGAGGGGTTGCCTGCGTCCCTTTCTACTATAAAGATCGATGGATGCCCTTTAATGAAGAAGCAGTGGCTtagcaagaaaagaaaaggtccTAACGTCGATAACATATTGATTGATAAGGAAGAATATATTGGATGA